The stretch of DNA CCACACTACGTCTCAGTCCAACAGGCCTCTTCACAGACTCTGTCTTGCTGCTGTCTGCCCGCTGAAAACGTTGTTTTTCTAATATGGGTTGGTGTTTTGAGTCCTGACAAGTTATGCTAGCCGAAGACTTTTCTCTATGGAGGCCACTAACAGAGGTTTTTTTCGTCAATGGGTTTGGCTTGGTCTTACTGCTATGCTGGCTGACTGTGCTAGAAGTATCCACATCAGACTCCCCAGAAAGAGAGTCCATAATGGGAGACGGAGTGGTCACTGActgtcctgcttggattttgGCCTCCAGgacagccagaacatcctccgtCTCTTTGAGGTAAGAATGAGTGTCCTGACTGCTAACTCCCTGGAATAACTCAGAGCCTTGGTGTCTTTGAGCAGTCTGACTAGAAATATTGGGCAATCTGGCACTGCTAGGTCGCTCCTTAGTGAAGCTTTCCTGTCTGATTAATGGGAATACTGTGCCCTCTTTCAGCTCTGGACTTTGTCTCTCCTGGCTCAGTAAAGGAGCTGATAGAGtgggctttattttttcagAGTCCTGACTGCCTCTCTGTTTGGTCAGAGTGGCCGTTGAGAATGTTTTGGTTACAGGTTTTCTCTGAAATTTAGGAGTGCTGGGTTTTGAGCCTCCATATTCTGTTTTGGACACAGCCTCCTCTGATCCAATGTAGAAAGATGTAGACTTGGCTTGGAGTTTTGGCTTGTCTTCATTTTGCTTCTCTTCTGGATTTGACAGCAGTTTCTGCCTCTGTTCCACAATGGATCCATCATCAGACTTGCTAGCATCACTCAGACTGTCAGGCTCTACATCATCCTGCACTGTCAATCTGTCAATTCCATCTTCAGACTTGGGGCCCGGCACACTATTGTCTTTTGCATCAAATGTTGAATGTGGGTCATAGTGAACATGAATTCCAGGAGTTGGAATGTCACTCTTCTCTCCCAGTGGCACCTGGGGCAAGATGCGGCGAGTTCTTGAACCCTCAGAGTCTGTGCTGTGGTTCCTGCTGAGCGTAGTCTTTTTGATAATTGTACCTTGGGCTGAAGAGGAACAGttttaatgcatatttacacatACTGAAACTGAATATCATTCATATTCATCAGGGTGTCTCATTATCATTTCAAATAGACTAGTGTCTCGTCAGGTGACTTACCCCCTCCTGACAGTTCCATCTGGGAAGGGGAGTCAAAGAGGCCAGACGAAGGACCAGATTCTGCCAAGCTGGCCCAGCAAGACATCCATTTAGGAGCCCCCTGTAATACTGCTTCTGCTGGCTGAATCTGTATGAGAAAACATACAACTTATTTAACATCTTGAATACACAGAAACCAAAGTTTAGTTTTAAGATAGTTTTAAGTTATAGTTTTAAGATGACAATAAGCATGTGGTGAGATTGCTCTAAAATATAAGACTTTGTTCTTTACATTTGGTTagacagaaatacaacaaaGAACCCAGaatcaaaattaaaaaacaacaaagagaaacaccaaacagagaggaaggaagacaaATCAAGTTAACACATGCTGATTTGTGCTTTTAAACTTATATAGCTATACTGATTCAACAtgttaataaattaataaataaaaatttctTTAGAAGTTATGTTAAAATTATGATTTATCCATCCACCAATTCCAGCCTGAGCAAAAAGGTTTACCTTTACCAGACTCTGTCCCTGCTCTGGAGCTGGCCTCACCTCCCCACAGCTACTCTGCCTATGCTGCCCCCTGTCCTGAACAACAACAGGCCTAAATGCTGATGATGCATCACTCAGGTTTGTTCGCTCTGGGGTCTCAACAACACCAAACACCTGTCAGGAACAAAGCATTGCATAATGCATGTGCATAAGTGCAAGAGTGGAGAAAGTGAGACTGCTAATGTCCATGGCACATTCTGACCAAGACTTTGTCAAGAAATAAGAGGGAACTGGCAAGGCTAAGCCAGCTTATTTTCTCAGAGCAATATTTGATTTTTAGTTATTAGGCAACTGTTAGCTGTTAACATAAATTAAATGGAAAAACTTGCCTGGTCAATCCTGCTCCGTGCATCTTCCAACTCTTTGTCTTGAACATCAGCTTCAATGGTATAGGTTCCTGCATCACTCAGACTGTCGTCCTCTTCATTTCTCAGGCCACCTTGTGGGCTCCTGACTTCCACACTCTTAGATTCCAAGGGCATAACAGGAGCTTTGAGAGGAACAGGCTGGTGGATTGGGGATGAAGTTTTAGGGTGGTGATGACTATCAGAGAGAGAAGTGCTGCAACTCTGGTCTGACTGTGATAGCACCACTGTTTCTTGTTTAACTACTCTTGAGGGGCTAGATATATTTTTCTCCCAGCTGGCAAAATTCTGCTTTTCTTGTTGCTTGACTAATTCAGCTGTAAATTCCTGGGTAAGTTTAGATCTCCGGCCAACGCTGCAAAAGAGCCTtgcagacacacaggaggcAGAGCGGGAAGAAAAGCTTGTGCTGATACGGTCTTCAGTCTTTTCTCGCCGTAGAGAGCCTGCTCTTTGGGGGCCTGAAGAAACAGGATCTTTCAGAGGGATAGTGTAACGTTGAGTTGGGGGAGTGCTGGAGGATGGTGGGAACTGTCTCTCCCCAGTTGGGCTTGAGCTCTTCCTTGACTTCTCTTTTTGGACACTGAGGCCTGAGGGCTCAGGAGGGGAAGTGTTATTTGTGAAGGACTGAGAGCGCTTCTTTTTTGGGTTATCATCAAAGAACTCGATTACAAAGGCTTGGTGGGGTTCAGCCTGGCCAACACAGGAAATGGACTGAGACTCTGGTGGAGAGTGGGACGGTGGTTCCCTAGAGTCAGGGGAGGCAAAGCGTTGTGGCGGGGAAGCTCTCTGAGTTTGTGGAGACACAATATTAGGTTCTGACTGAAGAAAATCACTTTCGCTCATTAAAGGATGCCCTGAATCACTGTGAGAACCATCTTCAAAGTGGTTTGCTGATGATAAAAACATAACAGATCTTGCCAGTTAAACAATTATTCAAACTTAAACATATGCATAAGAAAACTATGTATAGGGGACTCACCCTTGGTCATCTTCAGAAATGATGGGTCACTAGTTGTGCTGTACATGTCCTCAGCTTgtgacttcctcctcctcatcatgcTAGCATTGCTTTGGACCAGCCAATCAGCAACTTTGTTTTCTGGTGACATAACCTCAGTAGGTGTGGTAACAACCTCTGTGGATGGTTGCTTGCGCTGCTGGCGGAGAGAAAACTTGGTCACATGGTCCTTGATTTTCATTTTACCTGGCGTGCATTCATCAAATTCGATGGTGAAAGAGGCATGGCTTTGAACCACGGGGGGTGTGGGGGTAGAGGGGACACACTGTGAGGGATCTGGGGTATCCTTTGTTGGGacttcatgaacctgtgtctcTGGTTTCTTAGAAAGTCGCTGCTGAAATTCCTTTGTTGGGATTTCAAAGTAGCTGGGCTCCCTACGGCAGGAGAAGATGGACTTGGCCTGACTGTCAGACAGAGAACCATTGACTTCATATCTGGACACATCTTTAGCAGGCTCTGTTAccaacaaacagacagacaggtaaacaAACAGGTAGGATGACAGTAGATAAACACACATAAGTACATCAAAGAAATAATATAGCTATGATTACGCAGAATAAAGGAAATTTAATGGAATGCCATTGTTAAATAATCCATGAAAAATGAGCTACAAATCACACTGAGGTTTCAGCTGTTGAGCTGAGAAAACAAATCATCCCTTTGAGCTTTGAAAGCCAGTTGGATGTGGCCAAATATCACTTTAGGAGCTCAGAGTCCAGCATAGAGTAGCTGAGCAGGAATAATCTGTTTCAGTCTGGGTAGCACGAGCAGAACAATCacccttcctcccccctccaGAAGCTTAGAGGGTCATAATCCATCATGAGGCAGACAGGCATTGCCCACTAGCCTGGCATGGTATGGCCTGGCTAACAGTCCCACAACTGGCAGCCAGAGACCTGCCTGGGGCTTAACACCATCCATATCTCAGTGACCCACAAAGAGCATCAGATACCAGTGTCACATAAAAACCTGTCATTGTAAATTAGGATCCAATTCACAGATGTGGGAATATCTAATATAATCGAGTTACAAATTACTCTCGCACAGTTACATCAGTGGACTGTAAATACATATAACATACAAAATGCATTCACTGACCTGGAGACTCCTGTTCTGGTGATTTTCCacctctgttctgttttttgttggCTGGGTCCTCATCCTCCCCCCACCAAGACGGTTGGCCATACAGAGGAGTGGGCTTGGATATCGGGGAATCCGTGGAGGCTAGcagacaaatgcacacacacaagcacaaacacagacaaccaAACGCTATTAGGTCCATGATGGCGTTTCAAGAAGAAAGAGCTAAACAAAGAACTGCGTTTGTGCAGACTGCTGTATTTATAAGTCAGTAAGCTTATGCTAGTCACAAGTCAAAACAATGTTGTTGATGACCAAATGTTACACAACACTAGAGCTCAAAAGCATAAAGTGTTAACTTGCAGCCTTTAGAAACTATTTACAATTGTCCAGATATTTTCATGACACACAAAGAGTAGAGATTGTGGCTGTATCACCACCAAAACATAATCCTCCCCATGTGAGTACAACAGAACTAATCCTaatctttaaagaaaaaaaatatactggAGGGTATAGGATAACCAGTGCATCTATAATAGGGCGCCTTACAAACAATGATATTCTTCGCCGACTTCTACTCACCTCTATACCTTAAACACTTCCAATGAGGCAAATGAGAGGTTATTTTGCTGATAATCGAGTGTGTGTGGTCAGACTTGCTACATACATGTCTACCAGCCTATATGACACTAATCGGAGAATCTAGATTTTTTGTTTTGGCCTGACAAATAAAGCAAAAAAGCTCTTTGGAGTTAAACATTAAAACTACACAATCCCAAACATCAGCAAATTATTTGCCCTCTGTTGCCTTGGACAAACGCAATAAGAGACCAAGAAAGTgacaggagaaggaggggggtgTGTTTGTATACCCTATATTCCTAAATATGTAGATGATTTTTGTGAGCCATTTATGGAAATTTGGAGAACAAGTAACTTCTTAAGTAATTGCTTAAAAAATTAAGCATGGAGACATTTTAGACTAtacagtgtttgtctgtgctgaACAGTGAGAACTGTGAATTTCACACTACTATTCTAAATACTAAATAGCCCTGAGTCCTGGCAGAGTAAAGTAGGACTgactgagtcacacacactgtacaagtGTCTTGCCCTACAGACAGCTGGAGGATTGGATACACTCCACATCCTGTACAGCTGCAGGGAAGAAAGTAGCTGAAGCGCAGTGAAAAGGATATACCCAGCTCCCTCACAACGTAAGTAAGAGGGTGAACTGTATTAAAAGAGTTGCAGAAttagaagaaaacacacacataatcaatAACAACAGCCAATCCACAGT from Parambassis ranga chromosome 22, fParRan2.1, whole genome shotgun sequence encodes:
- the cep170ba gene encoding centrosomal protein of 170 kDa protein B isoform X2 is translated as MSVTSWFLVSSSGTRHRLPREMIFVGREDCELMLQSRSVDKQHAVINYDPNTDEHMVKDLGSLNGTFVNDLRIPDQTYITLKLSDVIRFGYDAHVYILEKSQHKVPEEALKHEKYTSQLQLNIKALEAKAKEKQQLHSSDKSKDTLSNVKLQDRTERRAHSLTASTDSPISKPTPLYGQPSWWGEDEDPANKKQNRGGKSPEQESPEPAKDVSRYEVNGSLSDSQAKSIFSCRREPSYFEIPTKEFQQRLSKKPETQVHEVPTKDTPDPSQCVPSTPTPPVVQSHASFTIEFDECTPGKMKIKDHVTKFSLRQQRKQPSTEVVTTPTEVMSPENKVADWLVQSNASMMRRRKSQAEDMYSTTSDPSFLKMTKANHFEDGSHSDSGHPLMSESDFLQSEPNIVSPQTQRASPPQRFASPDSREPPSHSPPESQSISCVGQAEPHQAFVIEFFDDNPKKKRSQSFTNNTSPPEPSGLSVQKEKSRKSSSPTGERQFPPSSSTPPTQRYTIPLKDPVSSGPQRAGSLRREKTEDRISTSFSSRSASCVSARLFCSVGRRSKLTQEFTAELVKQQEKQNFASWEKNISSPSRVVKQETVVLSQSDQSCSTSLSDSHHHPKTSSPIHQPVPLKAPVMPLESKSVEVRSPQGGLRNEEDDSLSDAGTYTIEADVQDKELEDARSRIDQVFGVVETPERTNLSDASSAFRPVVVQDRGQHRQSSCGEVRPAPEQGQSLVKPAEAVLQGAPKWMSCWASLAESGPSSGLFDSPSQMELSGGAQGTIIKKTTLSRNHSTDSEGSRTRRILPQVPLGEKSDIPTPGIHVHYDPHSTFDAKDNSVPGPKSEDGIDRLTVQDDVEPDSLSDASKSDDGSIVEQRQKLLSNPEEKQNEDKPKLQAKSTSFYIGSEEAVSKTEYGGSKPSTPKFQRKPVTKTFSTATLTKQRGSQDSEKIKPTLSAPLLSQERQSPELKEGTVFPLIRQESFTKERPSSARLPNISSQTAQRHQGSELFQGVSSQDTHSYLKETEDVLAVLEAKIQAGQSVTTPSPIMDSLSGESDVDTSSTVSQHSSKTKPNPLTKKTSVSGLHREKSSASITCQDSKHQPILEKQRFQRADSSKTESVKRPVGLRRSVGKCGSTDLSDDPQSLPYSDQESNNHQASRKYKVPLQKEDGKSSKVLLNRTNSLSAPRPTRASMLRRARLGDASDNEGAETDRLPHEAPNLPGKQPQEAKKLSRLDMLAMPRKRTSSFNTPSDTEASSTPQWTGKGTGFSSRSTEGSGSSVRRASAPGTKPVERPQKPQLCRTPVTRVRSGSAKYASSTASSRRRQKGSDYTSTSDEEYDSNQSTPKHKRSQPSSASHSPRSQPRPQPVVALRPKSGCRDSEEESNEGEALYSWSNHSAEIARLSQDLAKDLAILAREIHDVAGEGDPQNPGVDCSVPVSTVTAHEQLIQRIPEAGLNYQRTPPSSAPTREPDHSSSDHEQHFRRLARSRDEVTVDNLLLNPVSQVIVAIRENTEQLADKIKVLFQDRMDIWEEIEAKVNSDNDVPVVKTPNKEISSILKELRRVQRQLEVINTVMEPSGPPEPTKTSHSSGLRSSRAPPSRDWRTVHSVSKRGGGPRPSESVRKAAVTPDDLREGYLV
- the cep170ba gene encoding centrosomal protein of 170 kDa protein B isoform X7, which gives rise to MSVTSWFLVSSSGTRHRLPREMIFVGREDCELMLQSRSVDKQHAVINYDPNTDEHMVKDLGSLNGTFVNDLRIPDQTYITLKLSDVIRFGYDAHVYILEKSQHKVPEEALKHEKYTSQLQLNIKALEAKAKEKQQLHSSDKSKDTLSNVKLQDRTERRAHSLTASTDSPISKPTPLYGQPSWWGEDEDPANKKQNRGGKSPEQESPEPAKDVSRYEVNGSLSDSQAKSIFSCRREPSYFEIPTKEFQQRLSKKPETQVHEVPTKDTPDPSQCVPSTPTPPVVQSHASFTIEFDECTPGKMKIKDHVTKFSLRQQRKQPSTEVVTTPTEVMSPENKVADWLVQSNASMMRRRKSQAEDMYSTTSDPSFLKMTKANHFEDGSHSDSGHPLMSESDFLQSEPNIVSPQTQRASPPQRFASPDSREPPSHSPPESQSISCVGQAEPHQAFVIEFFDDNPKKKRSQSFTNNTSPPEPSGLSVQKEKSRKSSSPTGERQFPPSSSTPPTQRYTIPLKDPVSSGPQRAGSLRREKTEDRISTSFSSRSASCVSARLFCSVGRRSKLTQEFTAELVKQQEKQNFASWEKNISSPSRVVKQETVVLSQSDQSCSTSLSDSHHHPKTSSPIHQPVPLKAPVMPLESKSVEVRSPQGGLRNEEDDSLSDAGTYTIEADVQDKELEDARSRIDQPAEAVLQGAPKWMSCWASLAESGPSSGLFDSPSQMELSGGAQGTIIKKTTLSRNHSTDSEGSRTRRILPQVPLGEKSDIPTPGIHVHYDPHSTFDAKDNSVPGPKSEDGIDRLTVQDDVEPDSLSDASKSDDGSIVEQRQKLLSNPEEKQNEDKPKLQAKSTSFYIGSEEAVSKTEYGGSKPSTPKFQRKPVTKTFSTATLTKQRGSQDSEKIKPTLSAPLLSQERQSPELKEGTVFPLIRQESFTKERPSSARLPNISSQTAQRHQGSELFQGVSSQDTHSYLKETEDVLAVLEAKIQAGQSVTTPSPIMDSLSGESDVDTSSTVSQHSSKTKPNPLTKKTSVSGLHREKSSASITCQDSKHQPILEKQRFQRADSSKTESVKRPVGLRRSVGKCGSTDLSDDPQSLPYSDQESNNHQASRKYKVPLQKEDGKSSKVLLNRTNSLSAPRPTRASMLRRARLGDASDNEGAETDRLPHEAPNLPGKQPQEAKKLSRLDMLAMPRKRTSSFNTPSDTEASSTPQWTGKGTGFSSRSTEGSGSSVRRASAPGTKPVERPQKPQLCRTPVTRVRSGSAKYASSTASSRRRQKGSDYTSTSDEEYDSNQSTPKHKRSQPSSASHSPRSQPRPQPVVALRPKSGCRDSEEESNEGEALYSWSNHSAEIARLSQDLAKDLAILAREIHDVAGEGDPQNPGVDCSVPVSTVTAHEQLIQRIPEAGLNYQRTPPSSAPTREPDHSSSDHEQHFRRLARSRDEVTVDNLLLNPVSQVIVAIRENTEQLADKIKVLFQDRMDIWEEIEAKVNSDNDVPVVKTPNKEISSILKELRRVQRQLEVINTVMEPSGPPEPTKTSHSSGLRSSRAPPSRDWRTVHSVSKRGGGPRPSESVRKAAVTPDDLREGYLV
- the cep170ba gene encoding centrosomal protein of 170 kDa protein B isoform X1 is translated as MSVTSWFLVSSSGTRHRLPREMIFVGREDCELMLQSRSVDKQHAVINYDPNTDEHMVKDLGSLNGTFVNDLRIPDQTYITLKLSDVIRFGYDAHVYILEKSQHKVPEEALKHEKYTSQLQLNIKALEAKAKEKQQLHSSDKSKDTLSNVKLQDRTERRAHSLTASTDSPISKPTPLYGQPSWWGEDEDPANKKQNRGGKSPEQESPEPAKDVSRYEVNGSLSDSQAKSIFSCRREPSYFEIPTKEFQQRLSKKPETQVHEVPTKDTPDPSQCVPSTPTPPVVQSHASFTIEFDECTPGKMKIKDHVTKFSLRQQRKQPSTEVVTTPTEVMSPENKVADWLVQSNASMMRRRKSQAEDMYSTTSDPSFLKMTKANHFEDGSHSDSGHPLMSESDFLQSEPNIVSPQTQRASPPQRFASPDSREPPSHSPPESQSISCVGQAEPHQAFVIEFFDDNPKKKRSQSFTNNTSPPEPSGLSVQKEKSRKSSSPTGERQFPPSSSTPPTQRYTIPLKDPVSSGPQRAGSLRREKTEDRISTSFSSRSASCVSARLFCSVGRRSKLTQEFTAELVKQQEKQNFASWEKNISSPSRVVKQETVVLSQSDQSCSTSLSDSHHHPKTSSPIHQPVPLKAPVMPLESKSVEVRSPQGGLRNEEDDSLSDAGTYTIEADVQDKELEDARSRIDQVFGVVETPERTNLSDASSAFRPVVVQDRGQHRQSSCGEVRPAPEQGQSLVKIQPAEAVLQGAPKWMSCWASLAESGPSSGLFDSPSQMELSGGAQGTIIKKTTLSRNHSTDSEGSRTRRILPQVPLGEKSDIPTPGIHVHYDPHSTFDAKDNSVPGPKSEDGIDRLTVQDDVEPDSLSDASKSDDGSIVEQRQKLLSNPEEKQNEDKPKLQAKSTSFYIGSEEAVSKTEYGGSKPSTPKFQRKPVTKTFSTATLTKQRGSQDSEKIKPTLSAPLLSQERQSPELKEGTVFPLIRQESFTKERPSSARLPNISSQTAQRHQGSELFQGVSSQDTHSYLKETEDVLAVLEAKIQAGQSVTTPSPIMDSLSGESDVDTSSTVSQHSSKTKPNPLTKKTSVSGLHREKSSASITCQDSKHQPILEKQRFQRADSSKTESVKRPVGLRRSVGKCGSTDLSDDPQSLPYSDQESNNHQASRKYKVPLQKEDGKSSKVLLNRTNSLSAPRPTRASMLRRARLGDASDNEGAETDRLPHEAPNLPGKQPQEAKKLSRLDMLAMPRKRTSSFNTPSDTEASSTPQWTGKGTGFSSRSTEGSGSSVRRASAPGTKPVERPQKPQLCRTPVTRVRSGSAKYASSTASSRRRQKGSDYTSTSDEEYDSNQSTPKHKRSQPSSASHSPRSQPRPQPVVALRPKSGCRDSEEESNEGEALYSWSNHSAEIARLSQDLAKDLAILAREIHDVAGEGDPQNPGVDCSVPVSTVTAHEQLIQRIPEAGLNYQRTPPSSAPTREPDHSSSDHEQHFRRLARSRDEVTVDNLLLNPVSQVIVAIRENTEQLADKIKVLFQDRMDIWEEIEAKVNSDNDVPVVKTPNKEISSILKELRRVQRQLEVINTVMEPSGPPEPTKTSHSSGLRSSRAPPSRDWRTVHSVSKRGGGPRPSESVRKAAVTPDDLREGYLV
- the cep170ba gene encoding centrosomal protein of 170 kDa protein B isoform X6, whose protein sequence is MSVTSWFLVSSSGTRHRLPREMIFVGREDCELMLQSRSVDKQHAVINYDPNTDEHMVKDLGSLNGTFVNDLRIPDQTYITLKLSDVIRFGYDAHVYILEKSQHKVPEEALKHEKYTSQLQLNIKALEAKAKEKQQLHSSDKSKDTLSNVKLQDRTERRAHSLTASTDSPISKPTPLYGQPSWWGEDEDPANKKQNRGGKSPEQESPEPAKDVSRYEVNGSLSDSQAKSIFSCRREPSYFEIPTKEFQQRLSKKPETQVHEVPTKDTPDPSQCVPSTPTPPVVQSHASFTIEFDECTPGKMKIKDHVTKFSLRQQRKQPSTEVVTTPTEVMSPENKVADWLVQSNASMMRRRKSQAEDMYSTTSDPSFLKMTKANHFEDGSHSDSGHPLMSESDFLQSEPNIVSPQTQRASPPQRFASPDSREPPSHSPPESQSISCVGQAEPHQAFVIEFFDDNPKKKRSQSFTNNTSPPEPSGLSVQKEKSRKSSSPTGERQFPPSSSTPPTQRYTIPLKDPVSSGPQRAGSLRREKTEDRISTSFSSRSASCVSARLFCSVGRRSKLTQEFTAELVKQQEKQNFASWEKNISSPSRVVKQETVVLSQSDQSCSTSLSDSHHHPKTSSPIHQPVPLKAPVMPLESKSVEVRSPQGGLRNEEDDSLSDAGTYTIEADVQDKELEDARSRIDQIQPAEAVLQGAPKWMSCWASLAESGPSSGLFDSPSQMELSGGAQGTIIKKTTLSRNHSTDSEGSRTRRILPQVPLGEKSDIPTPGIHVHYDPHSTFDAKDNSVPGPKSEDGIDRLTVQDDVEPDSLSDASKSDDGSIVEQRQKLLSNPEEKQNEDKPKLQAKSTSFYIGSEEAVSKTEYGGSKPSTPKFQRKPVTKTFSTATLTKQRGSQDSEKIKPTLSAPLLSQERQSPELKEGTVFPLIRQESFTKERPSSARLPNISSQTAQRHQGSELFQGVSSQDTHSYLKETEDVLAVLEAKIQAGQSVTTPSPIMDSLSGESDVDTSSTVSQHSSKTKPNPLTKKTSVSGLHREKSSASITCQDSKHQPILEKQRFQRADSSKTESVKRPVGLRRSVGKCGSTDLSDDPQSLPYSDQESNNHQASRKYKVPLQKEDGKSSKVLLNRTNSLSAPRPTRASMLRRARLGDASDNEGAETDRLPHEAPNLPGKQPQEAKKLSRLDMLAMPRKRTSSFNTPSDTEASSTPQWTGKGTGFSSRSTEGSGSSVRRASAPGTKPVERPQKPQLCRTPVTRVRSGSAKYASSTASSRRRQKGSDYTSTSDEEYDSNQSTPKHKRSQPSSASHSPRSQPRPQPVVALRPKSGCRDSEEESNEGEALYSWSNHSAEIARLSQDLAKDLAILAREIHDVAGEGDPQNPGVDCSVPVSTVTAHEQLIQRIPEAGLNYQRTPPSSAPTREPDHSSSDHEQHFRRLARSRDEVTVDNLLLNPVSQVIVAIRENTEQLADKIKVLFQDRMDIWEEIEAKVNSDNDVPVVKTPNKEISSILKELRRVQRQLEVINTVMEPSGPPEPTKTSHSSGLRSSRAPPSRDWRTVHSVSKRGGGPRPSESVRKAAVTPDDLREGYLV
- the cep170ba gene encoding centrosomal protein of 170 kDa protein B isoform X5, encoding MSVTSWFLVSSSGTRHRLPREMIFVGREDCELMLQSRSVDKQHAVINYDPNTDEHMVKDLGSLNGTFVNDLRIPDQTYITLKLSDVIRFGYDAHVYILEKSQHKVPEEALKHEKYTSQLQLNIKALEAKAKEKQQLHSSDKSKDTLSNVKLQDRTERRAHSLTASTDSPISKPTPLYGQPSWWGEDEDPANKKQNRGGKSPEQESPEPAKDVSRYEVNGSLSDSQAKSIFSCRREPSYFEIPTKEFQQRLSKKPETQVHEVPTKDTPDPSQCVPSTPTPPVVQSHASFTIEFDECTPGKMKIKDHVTKFSLRQQRKQPSTEVVTTPTEVMSPENKVADWLVQSNASMMRRRKSQAEDMYSTTSDPSFLKMTKANHFEDGSHSDSGHPLMSESDFLQSEPNIVSPQTQRASPPQRFASPDSREPPSHSPPESQSISCVGQAEPHQAFVIEFFDDNPKKKRSQSFTNNTSPPEPSGLSVQKEKSRKSSSPTGERQFPPSSSTPPTQRYTIPLKDPVSSGPQRAGSLRREKTEDRISTSFSSRSASCVSARLFCSVGRRSKLTQEFTAELVKQQEKQNFASWEKNISSPSRVVKQETVVLSQSDQSCSTSLSDSHHHPKTSSPIHQPVPLKAPVMPLESKSVEVRSPQGGLRNEEDDSLSDAGTYTIEADVQDKELEDARSRIDQVFGVVETPERTNLSDASSAFRPVVVQDRGQHRQSSCGEVRPAPEQGQSLVKIQPAEAVLQGAPKWMSCWASLAESGPSSGLFDSPSQMELSGGAQGTIIKKTTLSRNHSTDSEGSRTRRILPQVPLGEKSDIPTPGIHVHYDPHSTFDAKDNSVPGPKSEDGIDRLTVQDDVEPDSLSDASKSDDGSIVEQRQKLLSNPEEKQNEDKPKLQAKSTSFYIGSEEAVSKTEYGGSKPSTPKFQRKPVTKTFSTATLTKQRGSQDSEKIKPTLSAPLLSQERQSPELKEGTVFPLIRQESFTKERPSSARLPNISSQTAQRHQGSELFQGVSSQDTHSYLKETEDVLAVLEAKIQAGQSVTTPSPIMDSLSGESDVDTSSTVSQHSSKTKPNPLTKKTSVSGLHREKSSASITCQDSKHQPILEKQRFQRADSSKTESVKRPVGLRRSVGKCGSTDLSDDPQSLPYSDQESNNHQASRKYKVPLQKEDGKSSKVLLNRTNSLSAPRPTRASMLRRARLGDASDNEGAETDRLPHEAPNLPGKQPQEAKKLSRLDMLAMPRKRTSSFNTPSDTEASSTPQWTGKGTGFSSRSTEGSGSSVRRASAPGTKPVERPQKPQLCRTPVTRVRSGSAKYASSTATSHSPRSQPRPQPVVALRPKSGCRDSEEESNEGEALYSWSNHSAEIARLSQDLAKDLAILAREIHDVAGEGDPQNPGVDCSVPVSTVTAHEQLIQRIPEAGLNYQRTPPSSAPTREPDHSSSDHEQHFRRLARSRDEVTVDNLLLNPVSQVIVAIRENTEQLADKIKVLFQDRMDIWEEIEAKVNSDNDVPVVKTPNKEISSILKELRRVQRQLEVINTVMEPSGPPEPTKTSHSSGLRSSRAPPSRDWRTVHSVSKRGGGPRPSESVRKAAVTPDDLREGYLV